The following are encoded in a window of Pseudalgibacter alginicilyticus genomic DNA:
- a CDS encoding glycine--tRNA ligase, translating into MANQDDQFKKVISHAKEYGYVFQSSEIYDGLSAVYDYAQNGAELKKNIRDYWWRAMVQMNDNIVGIDSAIFMHPTTWKASGHVDAFNDPLIDNKDSKKRYRADVLIEDYCAKIEAKIDKEVAKAEKRFGDAFNKAEFVSTNARVVGYQEKIDATLSRMAKSLENEDLADVKALIEELEIADPLTGSKNWTDVKQFNLMFGTKLGASAESAMDLYLRPETAQGIFVNFLNVQKSGRMKIPFGIAQTGKAFRNEIVARQFIFRMREFEQMEMQFFIKPGTQKEWFEHWKETRMKWHLSLGMGEDCYRFHDHEKLAHYADAATDIEFKFPFGFKELEGIHSRTDFDLSQHEKFSGKKLQYFDTEENKNYVPYVLETSIGLDRMFLAVFSNSLVEEALENGTTRTVLRLPAVLAPIKAAILPLVKKDGLPEIARKIVEELKWDFNVDYDEKDAVGRRYRRQDANGTPFCITVDHDTKEDDTVTIRHRDSMEQQRVKIEDLRDIIKQEVDVRSWLMKM; encoded by the coding sequence ATGGCAAATCAAGATGATCAATTTAAGAAAGTAATCTCTCATGCAAAGGAGTATGGTTACGTGTTTCAGAGTAGCGAAATCTACGATGGATTAAGTGCAGTTTATGACTATGCGCAAAATGGAGCTGAGTTAAAAAAGAATATTCGTGACTATTGGTGGAGAGCTATGGTTCAGATGAATGATAATATTGTGGGCATTGATTCTGCTATTTTCATGCATCCAACTACATGGAAAGCTTCTGGACATGTGGATGCTTTTAATGATCCATTAATAGATAATAAAGATTCTAAAAAGCGATACAGAGCAGATGTTTTAATTGAGGACTATTGTGCCAAAATTGAAGCTAAAATAGATAAAGAAGTTGCTAAAGCTGAAAAACGTTTTGGTGATGCATTTAATAAAGCAGAATTTGTTTCTACAAACGCTCGTGTTGTAGGGTATCAAGAAAAAATTGATGCCACACTTTCTCGTATGGCTAAGTCTTTGGAAAATGAAGATTTAGCTGATGTAAAAGCTCTTATAGAAGAATTAGAAATAGCTGATCCTTTAACGGGGAGTAAAAATTGGACCGATGTCAAGCAGTTTAATTTAATGTTTGGTACCAAATTAGGAGCTTCGGCTGAAAGTGCAATGGATTTATATTTGCGTCCTGAAACAGCTCAAGGGATTTTTGTGAATTTCTTGAACGTTCAAAAATCAGGACGTATGAAAATTCCTTTTGGAATTGCTCAAACAGGTAAAGCTTTTAGAAATGAAATTGTTGCAAGGCAGTTTATTTTTAGAATGCGTGAATTTGAACAAATGGAAATGCAATTTTTTATTAAACCAGGTACGCAAAAAGAATGGTTTGAACATTGGAAAGAAACCAGAATGAAATGGCACTTGTCATTAGGTATGGGTGAAGATTGTTACCGTTTTCACGATCACGAAAAATTAGCTCACTATGCTGATGCAGCAACCGATATAGAGTTTAAATTTCCATTTGGATTTAAAGAATTGGAAGGTATTCATTCTCGAACTGATTTTGATTTAAGTCAACATGAAAAATTTTCTGGTAAAAAATTACAATATTTTGATACTGAAGAAAATAAAAACTATGTGCCGTATGTTCTTGAAACGTCTATTGGCTTAGATAGAATGTTTTTAGCGGTGTTTTCAAATTCTTTAGTTGAAGAGGCATTAGAAAACGGAACTACGCGTACCGTTTTAAGATTGCCAGCGGTTTTAGCGCCTATAAAAGCAGCCATTTTACCACTGGTTAAAAAAGATGGATTGCCAGAAATTGCACGAAAAATTGTAGAAGAGTTGAAGTGGGATTTTAATGTGGATTATGATGAAAAGGATGCTGTTGGACGTCGTTATAGAAGACAGGATGCCAACGGAACACCTTTTTGTATTACCGTAGACCACGATACTAAAGAGGATGATACTGTTACCATTCGTCATAGAGATTCTATGGAGCAACAGCGTGTTAAAATAGAAGATTTACGAGATATCATTAAACAAGAAGTAGATGTGCGCTCTTGGTTGATGAAAATGTAA
- a CDS encoding Lrp/AsnC family transcriptional regulator, producing the protein MKQKDNNLTIDGIDKKIIRALMTDARTPILEIARHVGISGAAIHQRLKKLEKSKLITGSKFIINPKILGYSTLAFVGIYLDKGANLKDIIRALKKIPEVTECHYTTGAYNIFIKLFCKDNTHLMYLLNNNIQTIAGILRTESLISLEQQIERQIKI; encoded by the coding sequence ATGAAGCAAAAAGACAACAACTTAACTATTGATGGCATTGACAAAAAAATTATTCGTGCTTTAATGACAGATGCCAGAACGCCTATTCTTGAAATTGCTAGACATGTTGGTATTTCCGGAGCAGCTATTCATCAACGACTTAAAAAACTTGAAAAATCAAAACTAATTACTGGCTCAAAATTTATAATCAATCCAAAAATATTAGGCTACTCTACATTGGCTTTTGTTGGTATTTATCTTGACAAAGGCGCTAACTTAAAAGATATTATTAGAGCTTTAAAGAAAATCCCTGAAGTAACAGAGTGTCACTATACAACAGGTGCTTACAACATATTTATTAAACTGTTTTGTAAAGACAATACCCATTTAATGTATTTACTAAATAACAACATACAAACTATTGCAGGTATTTTAAGAACCGAATCACTTATTTCTTTAGAACAGCAGATTGAAAGACAGATAAAGATTTAA
- a CDS encoding DUF423 domain-containing protein, which yields MTNKTLLITASFLGLISIILGAFGAHGLKSLISIESIQTFEIGVKYQMYHALLLLFVGGTPLIPFKAKKIIFYFIVLGVLFFSGSIYGLATNDLSGFDFKSIAFITPIGGLLLILAWLTIAISFIKK from the coding sequence ATGACTAATAAAACATTATTGATAACGGCTTCTTTTTTAGGCTTAATAAGTATTATTTTGGGAGCTTTTGGTGCTCATGGATTAAAGTCCTTAATTTCTATTGAATCTATACAGACTTTTGAAATAGGTGTAAAATATCAAATGTACCACGCGTTATTATTATTGTTTGTTGGCGGCACTCCTTTGATTCCGTTTAAAGCGAAAAAAATAATATTTTATTTTATAGTTCTTGGAGTGCTATTCTTTTCCGGGTCTATTTACGGACTTGCAACGAATGATTTATCTGGATTTGATTTTAAAAGTATAGCCTTTATAACACCAATTGGAGGTTTATTACTTATTTTGGCGTGGTTAACTATAGCTATTAGTTTTATAAAAAAATAA
- a CDS encoding uroporphyrinogen-III synthase has product MKVKTILVSQPEPKIENSPYFELQEKQKVKIDFRPFIHVEGVSAKEVRQQKVDLNQYTAIILTSRNAVDHFFRVAEEMRFKVPDAMKYFCQSEAVAYYLQKYVVYRKRKIYVGKRSFSELSPLIKKYKDEKFLLPNTDKVKDEVPDTLNTLGVNWKQATFYKTVVSDLSDLANVSYDVLVFFSPSGIESLFQNFPDFKQNETRIAVFGNTTIKAVEEKGLRVDIAAPTPETPSMTMALEKYIEQANKK; this is encoded by the coding sequence ATGAAAGTGAAAACCATTTTAGTCTCGCAACCAGAACCTAAAATTGAAAACTCCCCGTATTTCGAATTACAAGAGAAGCAAAAAGTTAAAATAGATTTCAGACCATTTATCCATGTTGAAGGTGTTTCGGCTAAAGAAGTCAGACAACAAAAAGTTGATTTAAACCAATACACTGCTATTATTTTAACTAGTAGAAATGCGGTAGATCATTTTTTTAGAGTCGCTGAAGAAATGCGATTCAAAGTACCTGATGCCATGAAATATTTTTGTCAATCTGAAGCTGTAGCCTACTATTTGCAGAAATATGTGGTTTACAGAAAACGAAAGATTTATGTGGGAAAACGGAGTTTTTCTGAACTATCCCCTTTAATTAAAAAGTATAAAGACGAAAAGTTCTTATTACCAAATACCGATAAAGTTAAAGATGAAGTTCCTGACACATTAAATACATTAGGTGTTAATTGGAAACAGGCTACTTTTTACAAAACAGTAGTTAGCGACCTTTCTGATTTAGCAAATGTATCTTATGATGTTTTAGTATTTTTTAGTCCTTCTGGAATTGAATCTTTATTTCAAAATTTCCCTGATTTTAAACAAAACGAAACACGTATCGCTGTTTTTGGAAATACCACTATAAAAGCAGTTGAAGAAAAAGGATTGCGGGTAGATATTGCTGCACCAACACCAGAAACGCCTTCTATGACTATGGCTTTAGAAAAATACATAGAACAGGCAAACAAGAAATAA
- a CDS encoding DUF4271 domain-containing protein — MLRHVTSNELFTILMVIGLVFIGVTKLLFPKRFDEFMSILGNSNYLKIHVRDQKFLDKFDALLFINLVLSIATFCFIIYRQLTDYETPNINIVFKYIIGIAVIILIKVLFERLIGSLFEIDKLIDQYLFQKITYKNFIGVLLIPINAFLIFSIHPTLTHIYIVVIFLLIINLIGIITSFKEHQNLIKSNLFYFILYLCTLEISPYIILYKVFNP, encoded by the coding sequence ATGCTAAGACACGTAACTTCAAATGAATTATTTACCATTTTAATGGTTATTGGTTTGGTGTTTATTGGTGTTACCAAATTATTATTCCCCAAACGATTTGATGAATTTATGTCAATTTTAGGTAATTCTAACTACTTAAAAATCCATGTTAGAGACCAAAAATTCTTAGATAAATTTGACGCATTATTATTTATTAACTTAGTACTTTCAATAGCTACTTTCTGTTTCATCATATACAGGCAACTTACTGATTACGAAACACCCAACATTAACATCGTATTTAAATATATTATTGGAATAGCTGTAATTATTCTAATAAAAGTACTTTTTGAAAGACTTATTGGTAGTCTTTTCGAAATTGATAAATTGATAGATCAATATCTTTTTCAAAAAATTACCTATAAAAATTTTATAGGTGTTTTGTTAATTCCTATAAATGCCTTTCTAATTTTCAGCATCCATCCTACTTTAACCCATATTTATATTGTTGTTATATTTTTGTTAATTATTAACCTCATTGGTATAATAACATCATTTAAAGAACATCAAAACTTAATAAAATCAAACTTATTTTATTTTATTTTGTATCTTTGCACACTTGAAATTTCACCTTATATCATTTTATATAAGGTTTTTAATCCCTAA
- a CDS encoding polyprenol monophosphomannose synthase: MKNALVIIPTYNEIENIEAIIRAVFSQSNDVHLLIVDDNSPDLTAKKVKSLQNEFLNRLFIEVRQEKAGLGTAYIHGFKWALNKAYEYIFEMDADFSHNPEDLPKLYNACSIQGGDLAIGSRYVTGVNVVNWPMGRVLMSYSASKYVRLITGMKIHDTTAGFVCYKRAVLEALDLNKIKFVGYAFQIEMKFKTYIKKFKIIEVPVIFTDRTQGVSKLSSGIISEAIFGVISMKLNSLFKK, from the coding sequence ATGAAAAATGCTTTAGTCATCATTCCAACATATAATGAAATTGAGAATATTGAAGCTATAATTAGAGCCGTATTTTCTCAATCCAACGATGTACATTTGTTAATAGTGGATGATAATTCTCCTGATTTAACAGCTAAAAAAGTTAAGTCCCTTCAAAATGAGTTTTTAAATAGGCTGTTTATAGAAGTTAGACAAGAAAAAGCAGGTTTGGGTACAGCTTATATACATGGATTTAAATGGGCATTGAATAAAGCATATGAATATATTTTTGAAATGGATGCTGATTTTTCTCATAACCCAGAAGATTTACCAAAGCTTTATAATGCGTGTTCTATTCAAGGTGGTGATTTAGCTATTGGATCGCGTTATGTAACAGGTGTTAATGTGGTTAACTGGCCCATGGGCAGAGTATTAATGTCATACAGTGCATCCAAGTATGTGCGATTAATTACAGGAATGAAAATACATGATACAACTGCTGGATTTGTGTGTTACAAACGGGCCGTATTAGAAGCTTTAGATTTGAATAAAATTAAATTTGTAGGCTATGCCTTTCAAATAGAAATGAAATTTAAAACCTATATCAAGAAGTTTAAAATAATAGAAGTTCCTGTTATTTTTACAGATAGAACACAAGGCGTATCAAAATTGAGTTCTGGAATTATTTCAGAAGCTATTTTTGGAGTTATTTCCATGAAGCTTAATAGTTTATTTAAGAAGTAG
- a CDS encoding dihydroorotase encodes MQLKTTLIKNARIVNEGTIFKGDLLIEGEFIKEIGDSISAKTSDVHVIDAEGKYILPGVIDDQVHFREPGLTQKANIETESKAAVAGGITSFIEMPNTNPQTTTIEKLEEKFTIASKTSAANYSFMFGGTNDNLDEILKVDPKNVAALKLFLGSSTGNMLVDNPKVLEEIFSKTNLLIAVHCEDEDTIKKNLEAHLEKFGDDIPIRYHPIIRSEEACYLSSSKAIELAKKTGARLHVFHLSTGKETGLFDNKVSLKDKKITAEVCVHHLWFSDEDYDEKGTLIKWNPAVKKASDREKLWEALLEDRIDVIATDHAPHTIEEKDNVYTKAPSGGPLVQHALPAMLEMYHKNRISIEKVVEKMCHNPAILFQIDRRGYVKPGYFADLVMVDLNNPWTVKKENLLYKCGWSPFEGTTFKSRITHTFVNGSLVYHNSKFNNLNAAKRLTFNR; translated from the coding sequence ATGCAATTAAAAACAACACTTATAAAAAATGCCCGTATTGTAAATGAGGGCACTATCTTTAAAGGCGATTTGTTAATAGAAGGTGAATTTATAAAAGAAATAGGCGATTCCATAAGTGCAAAAACGTCTGATGTACATGTTATAGATGCCGAAGGAAAATATATATTGCCTGGAGTTATAGATGACCAAGTGCATTTTAGAGAGCCTGGATTGACACAAAAAGCAAATATTGAAACAGAATCTAAGGCAGCAGTAGCTGGAGGTATTACGTCGTTTATTGAAATGCCTAATACCAATCCACAAACTACAACCATTGAAAAGTTAGAAGAAAAATTTACTATTGCATCTAAAACATCAGCTGCCAACTATTCTTTTATGTTTGGTGGAACTAATGACAATTTAGATGAAATTTTAAAGGTAGATCCAAAAAATGTAGCTGCTTTAAAATTATTTTTAGGATCCTCAACAGGAAATATGTTAGTTGATAACCCTAAGGTATTAGAAGAAATATTTTCTAAAACTAATTTACTGATAGCGGTACATTGTGAAGATGAAGATACCATCAAAAAAAATCTTGAAGCTCATCTTGAAAAATTTGGTGACGATATTCCAATTAGATACCATCCTATCATAAGAAGTGAAGAGGCTTGCTATCTATCGTCTTCAAAAGCTATTGAATTAGCAAAAAAAACAGGCGCTAGGTTGCACGTATTTCACTTGTCTACAGGAAAGGAAACAGGTCTATTCGATAATAAAGTATCGTTAAAAGATAAAAAGATTACAGCAGAAGTTTGTGTACACCATTTATGGTTTTCAGATGAAGATTATGATGAAAAAGGGACACTTATTAAGTGGAATCCAGCAGTAAAAAAAGCTTCAGACAGAGAAAAACTATGGGAAGCCTTGTTAGAGGATAGGATTGATGTTATTGCCACAGATCATGCACCGCATACTATAGAGGAGAAAGATAACGTTTATACTAAAGCGCCTTCAGGAGGGCCTTTAGTGCAACACGCGTTGCCTGCTATGTTAGAGATGTATCATAAAAATAGAATTTCAATAGAAAAAGTAGTTGAAAAAATGTGTCATAATCCAGCAATTCTATTTCAAATAGATAGGCGTGGATATGTTAAGCCGGGGTATTTTGCTGATTTAGTGATGGTAGATTTAAATAATCCGTGGACGGTTAAAAAAGAAAATCTTTTATATAAATGCGGATGGTCTCCTTTTGAAGGAACGACGTTTAAATCAAGAATTACACATACCTTTGTTAACGGAAGTTTGGTATATCATAATTCTAAATTTAATAATTTAAATGCCGCCAAACGATTAACTTTTAATAGATAA
- a CDS encoding DUF4296 domain-containing protein: MLQRFLIFFCVTLALSACYGNKKPKKPDNLISEKEMVNILMDIKIMASATGKNKNILDENGIHQEDFIYKKYNIDSLQFALSNEYYSYYLVQYESIYAKVNDSLSILKELYSLQNEREIAEKRIQDSLAKIASDTINETIIDTLVNRKELLINEDLKTVVEEIEGLIEPVSENENQPQ, encoded by the coding sequence ATGTTGCAACGATTTTTAATATTTTTTTGTGTTACACTTGCATTGAGCGCTTGTTATGGAAATAAAAAACCTAAGAAGCCCGATAACCTTATTTCTGAAAAAGAAATGGTAAATATTTTAATGGATATTAAAATAATGGCATCTGCAACAGGAAAAAATAAAAATATTCTTGATGAAAATGGGATTCACCAAGAAGATTTTATTTATAAAAAGTACAATATTGATAGTTTGCAGTTTGCATTAAGTAATGAATATTATTCATACTATTTGGTTCAATATGAATCAATATACGCAAAGGTTAATGATAGTTTATCTATACTTAAAGAATTGTATTCATTGCAAAACGAGCGTGAGATTGCCGAAAAAAGAATTCAAGATTCATTAGCAAAAATAGCTTCTGATACTATTAATGAAACAATTATTGATACCTTAGTTAATCGAAAAGAACTTTTAATTAACGAAGATTTAAAAACTGTTGTAGAAGAAATAGAAGGGCTTATTGAACCTGTTTCTGAAAATGAGAACCAACCTCAGTGA
- a CDS encoding NAD-dependent epimerase/dehydratase family protein, whose amino-acid sequence MILVTGSTGLVGSHLLYKLVSNNESVKAIYRNKNKLNNVKNVFSTYTKNVEPLFNAIEWIEADILDIPSLAEAFKGVTHVYHCAAFVSFEPNKYNLLRKTNIEGTSNIVNLCLSHSVKKLCYVSSVATLGDPPKNMPTTENSSWNPETDNNVYAITKYGAEMEVWRASQEGLPVVIVKPGVILGAGIWQKGTGSLFTKAYKGLKYYSIGSIGLVDVEDVASAMIQLLKSNIENDAFILVAENLPYKQFLQSLATSVGAKPPSKIAKPWLLNLAWKLDWLKHKLTGKRRLLTKHLAKSITTTSNYSNKKIKMTLNFEFKPISKTITEVGSHFQKQVQ is encoded by the coding sequence ATGATTTTGGTAACAGGAAGCACAGGCTTAGTAGGTTCTCATTTGCTTTACAAACTTGTAAGCAATAATGAGTCTGTTAAAGCTATTTATAGAAATAAGAACAAATTAAACAATGTTAAAAATGTATTTTCAACCTATACAAAAAACGTTGAACCGCTTTTCAACGCTATTGAATGGATAGAAGCGGATATTCTTGACATACCTTCTTTAGCAGAGGCCTTTAAAGGTGTTACACATGTTTATCATTGTGCTGCTTTTGTCTCTTTTGAACCCAACAAATACAACCTATTAAGAAAAACAAATATTGAAGGCACCTCCAATATTGTTAACCTTTGTTTATCTCATTCCGTTAAAAAATTGTGTTATGTAAGTTCAGTTGCCACTTTAGGTGACCCACCTAAAAACATGCCTACTACGGAAAACAGCTCTTGGAATCCCGAAACAGACAATAATGTTTATGCCATAACAAAATACGGTGCAGAAATGGAGGTTTGGCGCGCCAGTCAGGAAGGACTACCTGTTGTAATAGTAAAACCAGGTGTAATTTTAGGAGCTGGAATTTGGCAAAAAGGTACTGGAAGTTTATTTACAAAGGCCTATAAAGGATTAAAATATTATAGTATAGGTTCTATTGGCCTCGTTGATGTTGAAGATGTAGCTTCTGCTATGATACAACTTTTAAAAAGCAATATTGAAAATGATGCCTTTATTTTAGTGGCAGAAAACTTGCCTTATAAGCAGTTTTTACAATCATTAGCCACTTCTGTTGGAGCAAAACCACCTTCTAAAATTGCAAAACCTTGGTTACTAAACTTAGCGTGGAAATTAGATTGGCTAAAACATAAATTAACAGGAAAACGAAGATTACTAACGAAACACTTAGCAAAATCTATTACAACCACTTCAAATTACAGCAACAAAAAAATAAAAATGACCTTGAATTTTGAATTTAAACCAATATCAAAAACCATCACTGAGGTTGGTTCTCATTTTCAGAAACAGGTTCAATAA
- the tyrS gene encoding tyrosine--tRNA ligase produces MIKNFVEELTWRGMIQDSMPGTEEHLLEAMRMAYVGIDPTADSLHIGHLVGVMGLKHFQLSGHKPVALVGGATGMIGDPSGKSAERNLLNEETLLHNQNAIKEQLSRFLDFDSDAENAAIIVNNYDWMKAFSFLEFIRDVGKHITVNYMMAKDSVKKRLSSESSVGMSFTEFTYQLVQGYDFLHLYRDMQCTLQMGGSDQWGNITTGTELIRRVDSGKGYALTWPLITKADGTKFGKTEGGNIWLDAERTSPYKFYQYWLNTSDLDAEKYIKIFTFLTREEIESLIEEHKEAPHLRLLQKRLAEEITTLVHSKEELNNAIKASDILFGKSTSVDLKALNEKTFLDVFDGVPLTQIEQSDIDKGLDIIAALAEKGGFLKSNGEARRALKENSISVNKEKVKEGYMITTADLINNKFVLMQRGKKNYFVLKIA; encoded by the coding sequence ATGATAAAGAATTTTGTTGAAGAATTAACGTGGAGAGGCATGATACAAGATAGCATGCCTGGAACAGAAGAGCATTTGTTAGAAGCTATGCGTATGGCTTATGTAGGAATAGATCCAACAGCAGATTCCTTACATATTGGGCACTTAGTGGGTGTTATGGGACTTAAACATTTTCAGTTATCTGGGCATAAACCCGTAGCACTTGTTGGTGGTGCAACAGGGATGATAGGTGATCCATCTGGAAAATCAGCTGAACGTAATTTGCTAAATGAAGAAACACTTTTACATAATCAAAATGCTATCAAGGAACAGCTGTCTCGTTTTTTAGATTTTGATAGCGATGCTGAAAATGCAGCTATTATCGTCAATAACTATGATTGGATGAAAGCGTTTTCATTTTTAGAATTTATTAGAGATGTTGGTAAACACATTACTGTAAACTATATGATGGCTAAGGATTCTGTGAAAAAACGTTTATCTTCAGAGTCTTCAGTAGGAATGAGTTTTACAGAGTTTACGTATCAGTTAGTACAAGGGTATGATTTTTTGCATTTATATCGCGATATGCAATGCACCCTTCAAATGGGAGGAAGTGATCAGTGGGGTAATATTACCACTGGAACAGAATTAATTCGTCGTGTAGATTCTGGTAAAGGTTATGCTTTAACATGGCCTTTAATAACAAAAGCCGATGGAACTAAATTTGGTAAAACTGAAGGTGGAAATATTTGGTTGGATGCAGAACGAACTTCACCATATAAATTTTATCAATATTGGTTGAATACCAGTGATCTTGACGCTGAGAAGTATATTAAAATTTTTACGTTTTTAACAAGAGAAGAGATAGAATCTTTAATTGAAGAGCATAAAGAAGCCCCACACTTACGTTTGTTACAAAAACGTTTGGCAGAAGAAATTACCACTTTGGTACATTCTAAAGAAGAATTAAATAATGCTATTAAAGCAAGTGATATTTTATTCGGAAAATCAACAAGTGTAGATTTAAAAGCACTTAACGAAAAAACATTTTTAGATGTCTTTGACGGAGTGCCCTTAACACAAATTGAACAGTCTGACATTGATAAAGGCCTAGATATTATTGCTGCACTGGCAGAAAAAGGTGGGTTTTTAAAATCAAATGGCGAAGCAAGAAGAGCGTTAAAAGAAAACTCAATTTCTGTAAATAAAGAAAAAGTAAAAGAGGGTTATATGATAACCACAGCTGATTTAATTAACAATAAATTTGTGTTGATGCAGCGAGGTAAAAAAAATTATTTTGTGTTAAAAATAGCATAA
- a CDS encoding YHS domain-containing (seleno)protein: MKSILLFFILGMISSCAQTNDYNTKKGYAIEGYDVVSYFKNKPLEGKNIYTAEFDGVKFKFSSEENLTAFKKNPEQYLPQYGGYCAYAIGAKSSKVSINPKTFEIRNEKLYLFYNAWGTNTLELWKNENTEALKKKADKNWEVIKLKK, encoded by the coding sequence ATGAAAAGCATTCTTTTATTTTTTATACTTGGCATGATCTCTTCTTGTGCTCAAACAAATGATTATAATACCAAAAAAGGTTATGCTATTGAAGGCTATGATGTGGTTTCTTACTTCAAGAATAAACCTTTAGAAGGAAAAAATATTTATACTGCTGAATTTGATGGTGTAAAATTTAAATTTTCATCCGAAGAAAACCTAACGGCTTTTAAAAAAAATCCTGAACAATACTTACCACAATATGGTGGGTATTGCGCATATGCAATTGGAGCCAAATCAAGTAAAGTGAGCATCAACCCAAAAACTTTTGAAATTAGAAATGAAAAATTGTATTTATTTTACAACGCTTGGGGAACTAATACTTTAGAATTGTGGAAAAATGAAAACACAGAAGCGTTGAAAAAAAAAGCAGATAAAAATTGGGAGGTTATAAAACTTAAAAAATAA
- a CDS encoding acyltransferase, with product MINSEDIFNIKTESEFSQVALDVFKFQFKNNKVYRSFCDLLYTHPSDVKSIKDIPFLPIEFFKTKEISSSNKTTEAIFTSSGTTGNITSKHFVTDLNIYNQSFTKGFQHFYGEIENHIILALLPSYLEREGSSLIYMVDALIKNSNHPESGFYLNNLSELKDRLIQLNSQKKNVLLIGVSFALLDLIETYQFNLKNTIVMETGGMKGKRKELIREELHQTLKKGFGVDTIHSEYGMTELLSQAYSIGHGIFNCPPWMRILTRETEDALTIQDRGKTGGINIIDLANINSCSFIATQDLGRVYQDNSFEIIGRFDSSDIRGCNLMVL from the coding sequence ATGATAAACTCTGAAGACATTTTCAATATTAAAACTGAATCAGAATTCAGTCAAGTGGCTTTAGATGTTTTTAAATTCCAATTTAAAAACAATAAAGTATACCGTTCGTTTTGCGATTTACTATACACACACCCAAGTGATGTAAAAAGCATAAAAGATATTCCTTTTCTTCCTATTGAATTTTTTAAAACAAAGGAAATTTCGAGTTCCAATAAAACTACTGAAGCTATTTTTACAAGTTCTGGCACAACAGGTAACATTACAAGCAAACATTTTGTTACAGATTTAAATATTTACAACCAAAGTTTTACAAAAGGGTTTCAACATTTTTATGGGGAAATTGAAAACCATATTATTTTAGCACTTCTCCCTTCATATTTAGAACGCGAAGGCTCTTCCTTAATTTATATGGTGGATGCGCTAATTAAAAATTCTAACCATCCTGAGAGTGGTTTTTATTTAAATAATTTATCTGAACTTAAAGACCGTTTAATTCAATTAAATTCTCAAAAAAAGAATGTACTACTTATTGGTGTTTCATTTGCTTTATTAGATTTAATTGAGACTTATCAATTCAATTTAAAAAACACCATTGTTATGGAAACTGGTGGCATGAAAGGTAAAAGGAAAGAATTGATTAGAGAAGAACTTCATCAAACATTAAAAAAAGGTTTTGGAGTTGACACTATTCATAGTGAATATGGCATGACCGAACTTTTGAGTCAAGCCTACTCTATAGGGCATGGCATTTTTAATTGCCCGCCTTGGATGCGAATTTTAACTCGTGAAACAGAAGATGCACTAACCATCCAAGACAGAGGAAAAACCGGAGGAATAAATATTATTGATTTGGCAAATATTAACTCTTGCTCTTTTATTGCCACTCAAGATTTAGGTCGTGTATACCAAGATAATTCTTTTGAAATCATTGGTCGTTTTGACAGTTCTGATATCCGAGGTTGTAATTTAATGGTACTTTAA